Part of the Strix uralensis isolate ZFMK-TIS-50842 chromosome 32, bStrUra1, whole genome shotgun sequence genome is shown below.
GGCGGGGGCCGAGGGACCCTCCATGCCCTGGCTCCCTCTTACCTGTGCGCTGCCAGTGGCCCAGCGTGTACTGGGGGATGCAGGcctgggggggggagcagccggTGAGCCCTATGGGacggccgtgccccccccccccctgccctgcggTGCCATCACCTACCTGGTGCACCCGGACGATGCAGCGGGTCGGGGCCGGCTCCAGGCCCAGCTGCTCCCGCACGGCTGCCTGCGCCCGCTGCAGCAgcagcgccggggccgccgcctccccgaAGCTCTGCCCGAACCAGGCACCTCCCAGCATCACCTGTATGGCACCGTGAGCCCCCAacagccccgtgtccccccccccaactccatcCCCTCCGCTCACCGTCAGCCGCACCGAGGCGGCCCCGGTGCCGTCATGCTGGGGGAAGGCCACCGAGTCGTAGACAATGCCCAGGAGGGAGGTGTCCTCGGAGGAGGGCACCAAGTGCCCAAAGCCCTGGGTGGGAGCGGGACGGGGTCatctgtgggtgctgggggtccccgTGGGTGCCAGGGGACACCCGTGGGTGCCGGTCTCACCGTGACAGGCAACGTGACACCCTCGTACTGCAGGTTCACCACGGCCACTGACACAGCTGGGATGCGCCGCAGCTCCTGTGCCAGCGGCTCAGCCTCGTCCGGCAGCAcctcagccagggctggggggagaggggacatCATGGGGGGACAACACCGTCCCCCTGCCCCTCCTAGGCCCCAGGGGAACGCCCAGCCCTACCTGCAGCCGGGAGGGCGCTGATCACGTGGTCGGCCGTCACGGTGCCGTCTGCCAGGGTGAGCTGGGGGGAAGAAGAGCATTGGCGGGGGTGTCACAGGGACGGGGGGCACTGAGAAGGGGACCCAGGCACCCCCCCAGCCAGGGCCCTACCTGCCAGCGGCCATCGGGGCAGCGGCGTAGGCGGCGCAGGGGCGCGTGGCAGCGCAGCTCGACGCCGCGCGGGCGCAGGAAGGCCACCAGCGCCTCGGCCAGGCTCTCCATCCCGCCCTGCAGCGACCACTGGCTCCAGCGCTCGGCCCGCGCCCGGCGGCTCAGCCCCGACTCGGCCCCGCGCTCCTTCCCTGCGGGTGACAGTGCCGGTGTCCCCTCATGCCGCAGCGGTGGCACTTGGGGTGTCCCCTCCCGGCGTCCCGGCGCTTACCGGAGCCCAGCGCCAGCCCCAGCAGGACGGAGCGCCAGCGCCGCTCTGCCTCAAAGAGCGCGGGGAAGCAGGAGCGGATGCTCAGCGCGCGGCAGTCCCCGGCGAACACCCCCCGGCACAGGCTGTCCACGGCGATGTCGGCCACCTGCAGGGACGTGGTGGGGTGAGGTTGGTCCCCGCCCGGCCCCTGCCA
Proteins encoded:
- the PPOX gene encoding protoporphyrinogen oxidase isoform X2, which encodes MPPTVAVVGGGISGLAACYHLARGPRAPKVSELGLESDVLPVPGDHPASRNRFLYAGGALHKLPSGLGGLLRPVPPFSRALLWSGVRDLLAPAGTEPDESVHAFAHRRFGREVADIAVDSLCRGVFAGDCRALSIRSCFPALFEAERRWRSVLLGLALGSGKERGAESGLSRRARAERWSQWSLQGGMESLAEALVAFLRPRGVELRCHAPLRRLRRCPDGRWQLTLADGTVTADHVISALPAAALAEVLPDEAEPLAQELRRIPAVSVAVVNLQYEGVTLPVTGFGHLVPSSEDTSLLGIVYDSVAFPQHDGTGAASVRLTVMLGGAWFGQSFGEAAAPALLLQRAQAAVREQLGLEPAPTRCIVRVHQACIPQYTLGHWQRTERIGRFLAEQRLPLSLVGASYAGVSVNDCIASARAAVERLLGWPR
- the PPOX gene encoding protoporphyrinogen oxidase isoform X1, coding for MPPTVAVVGGGISGLAACYHLARGPRAPKVLLLEASGRLGGWLQSTRTADGAVFEHGPRGVRPGGAVGTDTLHMVSELGLESDVLPVPGDHPASRNRFLYAGGALHKLPSGLGGLLRPVPPFSRALLWSGVRDLLAPAGTEPDESVHAFAHRRFGREVADIAVDSLCRGVFAGDCRALSIRSCFPALFEAERRWRSVLLGLALGSGKERGAESGLSRRARAERWSQWSLQGGMESLAEALVAFLRPRGVELRCHAPLRRLRRCPDGRWQLTLADGTVTADHVISALPAAALAEVLPDEAEPLAQELRRIPAVSVAVVNLQYEGVTLPVTGFGHLVPSSEDTSLLGIVYDSVAFPQHDGTGAASVRLTVMLGGAWFGQSFGEAAAPALLLQRAQAAVREQLGLEPAPTRCIVRVHQACIPQYTLGHWQRTERIGRFLAEQRLPLSLVGASYAGVSVNDCIASARAAVERLLGWPR